The proteins below come from a single Psychrobacter sp. PL19 genomic window:
- a CDS encoding AAA family ATPase produces the protein MRQSSALDILKTGQNVFLTGSAGSGKTYTLNQYINYLRARRVPVAVTASTGIAATHMNGTTIHSWSGIGIKDELSERDLTNLSRKQFLADRLKDTAVLIIDEISMLHAKQLNLVSQVLKHVRKNDTAFGGIQVVVAGDFFQLPPIGSKGESNREKFAFMSEAWLDAKFHVCYLSEQHRQVSEAANGGIDLDDILNQIRRQHVTFEAITALEATYDQDVDIKRTRLYTHNLNVNKINDKELADLSGEMMRFDATSTGDDKLVDTLKKTVRTQDELILKVGAKVMFIKNNTELGVSNGTMGELIGFAAVKVDDSSKDKNDALINEDSEELSANDSTNVKAGTKTKEKAKAKTKKPAPQKMPVVRLNTGREVVAEPEEWMIEDESGEVLASYLQVPLCLAWAITIHKSQGMTLDAAEIDLSRTFELGQGYVALSRLKSLAGLQLLGMNDMSLQLDPLARGADKRFLVLSDEADANYAMLDEKSMQQAHEKFILKTGGTLNQAVIDAYANLQKKRREQQQAQQDKKQKLGNQVADKSESTLLATRLLLEESFSIAEIAQTRGLAQSTIMRHISDLKRQDSSLACDHLRPEDEVMTAVGNAYVAIKVANNPNDFHDDGNVKLRPVFEHLKQSIDYNIIRLALIFITP, from the coding sequence ATGCGTCAATCTTCTGCTCTCGATATCTTAAAAACAGGTCAAAACGTCTTTTTGACGGGCTCGGCAGGTTCAGGTAAGACCTATACCCTTAACCAGTACATCAATTATTTGCGTGCCCGCCGAGTGCCAGTCGCAGTGACTGCCAGTACTGGCATTGCTGCTACCCACATGAATGGCACTACGATTCATAGTTGGTCAGGGATTGGCATTAAGGATGAACTGAGCGAACGCGATTTGACCAATTTATCTCGCAAACAGTTTTTAGCGGATAGACTGAAAGACACTGCAGTACTTATCATTGATGAGATATCCATGCTGCATGCCAAGCAGCTGAATTTAGTCAGTCAAGTGCTCAAGCACGTCCGTAAAAATGACACCGCATTTGGCGGGATTCAGGTGGTGGTCGCAGGGGACTTTTTTCAGTTGCCACCCATTGGTAGTAAGGGCGAGAGTAATAGAGAAAAGTTTGCCTTTATGTCTGAGGCGTGGTTGGATGCTAAGTTTCATGTTTGCTATTTGAGTGAGCAGCATCGGCAGGTCAGTGAAGCGGCAAATGGTGGTATCGATTTGGACGATATCTTGAACCAAATTCGCCGTCAGCATGTGACCTTTGAGGCAATTACGGCTCTAGAAGCTACCTACGATCAAGATGTCGACATCAAACGTACTCGTCTATACACCCATAATCTCAACGTTAATAAAATTAATGATAAAGAGCTGGCAGACTTATCTGGCGAGATGATGCGTTTCGACGCGACCTCGACTGGCGACGATAAACTAGTAGATACCCTAAAGAAAACTGTGCGTACCCAAGACGAGCTTATTTTGAAAGTCGGTGCGAAAGTGATGTTTATCAAAAACAACACTGAGCTTGGGGTCTCTAATGGTACGATGGGCGAGTTGATTGGTTTTGCAGCCGTAAAAGTTGATGATAGTAGCAAAGATAAAAACGATGCTTTAATTAATGAAGATAGCGAGGAACTAAGCGCTAACGATAGCACTAATGTTAAGGCGGGCACTAAAACAAAAGAAAAAGCTAAAGCTAAAACCAAGAAACCTGCACCGCAAAAAATGCCAGTGGTCCGGCTTAATACAGGACGTGAAGTGGTCGCTGAGCCTGAAGAGTGGATGATTGAGGATGAAAGTGGTGAAGTGCTGGCCAGCTATTTACAAGTACCCCTATGTCTAGCGTGGGCGATTACTATTCATAAATCGCAAGGGATGACCCTAGATGCCGCTGAAATCGATTTATCCCGTACCTTTGAGCTTGGGCAGGGATATGTAGCATTATCGCGGCTAAAGTCTCTGGCAGGCCTACAGCTGCTTGGCATGAACGATATGAGCTTACAGCTAGACCCTCTAGCGCGCGGGGCAGATAAACGGTTCTTAGTACTTTCTGATGAAGCGGATGCCAACTATGCGATGCTTGACGAAAAAAGCATGCAACAAGCACATGAGAAGTTCATTCTAAAAACGGGTGGTACTCTCAACCAAGCAGTGATTGATGCTTACGCTAATCTGCAAAAGAAGCGCCGGGAACAGCAGCAAGCACAGCAAGATAAAAAGCAAAAATTAGGCAATCAAGTTGCCGACAAATCAGAGAGTACTTTACTCGCAACACGGCTACTATTGGAAGAAAGTTTCAGCATAGCTGAAATTGCACAGACACGCGGGCTTGCACAATCGACGATTATGCGCCATATTAGTGATCTTAAACGCCAAGATTCAAGCCTTGCTTGTGATCATCTGCGCCCTGAAGATGAGGTGATGACGGCGGTCGGTAATGCCTATGTGGCTATTAAAGTGGCCAACAATCCTAATGATTTTCATGACGATGGCAATGTGAAATTGCGCCCCGTTTTTGAGCACCTCAAGCAGAGCATCGATTATAACATTATCCGTTTGGCCCTAATTTTTATCACACCGTAA
- a CDS encoding type I glyceraldehyde-3-phosphate dehydrogenase, with translation MPDFSSATYRLTSDPAIAAALHATSEHTQPLRIAINGFGRIGRNVLRALLERFEVLGRAIHVVAINDLAPAETLLHLLRFDSTHGRLSRLGVTADIVQEGITDRQQKPCATAKNDIQLCLTKNNLTYCIRLLSRSDPATLPWKDLQVDVVLECTGHFRSYAQSYLHIEAGARQVIIGAAPFDDVDACIVMGVNSDELTNDLPIISSVSCTTQALVPLIATLDKAFGVESAMMTEIHAVTADQTVLDQAHRDPRRARASGYNIIPTTSSSIAATERVLPKMVGKINGHSIRVPTINVAAIDVTFVFSTPDVSVEALRKALKSASDDNLTNIMAYTDEPLVSSDFIHQPESLIIDGQQLMQIGNQYKVFAWYDNEWGYANRLLDMCLHLASSKQQASKQRLVAK, from the coding sequence ATGCCTGATTTTTCTAGTGCCACTTATCGTCTGACGTCTGACCCCGCGATAGCAGCGGCGCTTCATGCGACCAGCGAGCATACCCAGCCGCTCAGAATTGCTATTAATGGTTTTGGTCGTATAGGGCGTAACGTACTACGCGCGCTACTGGAGCGCTTTGAGGTGCTTGGTCGTGCCATTCATGTGGTTGCTATTAATGATTTAGCGCCGGCTGAGACCTTATTGCATCTACTCAGGTTCGATAGCACGCATGGACGCTTGAGCCGATTGGGCGTTACTGCTGATATAGTACAAGAAGGCATCACCGATCGTCAGCAAAAACCCTGTGCGACAGCAAAGAATGACATTCAGCTGTGCTTGACCAAAAACAATCTTACTTACTGCATCCGTCTATTATCAAGATCTGATCCAGCAACATTGCCATGGAAAGATTTGCAGGTAGACGTGGTACTAGAATGCACTGGCCATTTTCGCTCCTATGCGCAATCATATCTACACATTGAAGCGGGTGCACGCCAAGTTATCATTGGTGCAGCACCCTTTGATGATGTCGATGCCTGTATCGTTATGGGGGTTAATAGTGACGAACTGACCAATGATCTACCAATTATTTCCAGCGTATCTTGTACGACTCAAGCACTAGTGCCACTAATCGCTACCCTTGATAAAGCCTTTGGAGTGGAGTCGGCGATGATGACCGAGATTCATGCGGTTACTGCTGACCAAACTGTGCTTGATCAAGCACATCGAGATCCGAGACGGGCGCGTGCATCGGGATACAATATTATTCCTACTACCTCTAGTAGCATTGCGGCGACCGAGCGCGTGTTACCGAAAATGGTAGGGAAGATAAACGGCCACTCGATCCGAGTACCGACGATTAACGTCGCGGCGATTGATGTGACCTTTGTATTTAGTACGCCGGATGTCAGTGTAGAAGCGCTGCGTAAGGCGCTCAAATCTGCTAGCGACGATAATTTGACCAACATTATGGCCTATACTGATGAGCCATTGGTTTCAAGCGACTTTATTCACCAGCCTGAGTCGCTGATTATTGATGGTCAGCAGCTGATGCAAATCGGCAATCAATATAAGGTCTTTGCCTGGTATGATAACGAGTGGGGTTATGCCAACCGGCTGCTCGATATGTGCTTGCATCTCGCTTCTAGTAAACAACAGGCCAGCAAACAGCGGTTAGTGGCAAAATAG